aaaaactgtcCAGTGTCAGTGCCTACACAGAATCTCTCTGCCCCTGCTTAAATTACTCAATGTGGTAGCTGTCTGTCTCCACACGGCAAGCAATTCTTGTGTCACAAATTTTTATCAGGCAAGAGTTTTCCCCACATCACAGCAGATGTCTCTTAGAATGAACTGAATAGGAACCTCcacaaataaatgtatttagaAACTTATGTGCCATCCTTCAGTTTCACACACTTGCAGGGTGGCTAAGAatcataaaaacaataacaattacAAGCCAACAATGGGTTGGATGCACAGGTTGCATAAGCTGAAACCTGTGCAAGCTGCTTCtgccttgtttgtttttctttgccaGTTCCATCCTTCCACTGCAGCACTGCCCTTGAACCACACACCAAGTCTTTCTCGTGGTTCTCCTGACGCTGAGGAGAGGCTTttcagggggtggggaagcagGTATGGACAGCTGTGTGTGAGATGGGAGGGTGGAAAAGCCTCCTAGCATGAGGCTTTTGCAGAATCATAACAGCATGGCAGGAGGAGAATATCAGGAGTTATCAATGGGAAGGTATTCAAATGGCAGCACAGATGACAAGGCCCTCTTTGTGGTAGCCATGTATctagcctcagaaggggagacaCTTGAAGGAAGGTCTCTGATGAGGACCTTTAATATTCAAGCGGATTTGGTTGAAGGAGGCTCTCCTTCCTTCAGGCCTATATACTCGTCTTCAGTGTTACTTAATGCTCAAGTATGGCATGCACAGCGGTAACAGAATGACATACTGCATTAAAAAAGgcacaacattttattttcctgacTACTAAAGTGATTCTCCTCCCCTTCAATTGCTGAGACAAACTCATTTAGCACCCCCCCCGAGTTATTCTTAGCCtccaactaaaaacaaaacaaataatcaCGTGCTTGGTCAGCATGTTGTCCGAAAACAGCCACTAACCATAAGCCATGGCTTATCATGAACAAGGAGTGTTCTAGTGCATGCTGATGAAATTGCTCCTGCTCCACTCCTCCCCTATTGTGAGTGGGGGCAATAACCATGACCCTTTACTTATTGCAGTGTTCCAATcagtgcttgtggtttgtttctctcccgaCAAACCATAAACTGAAGTGCTATGGAAGGAGCACAATGGGAATGACTCACTGCTCTGTTGTGGTAAACAATGGATTGTGGCTTAGCATGTTATCCAAATGCAGCCGTTAAATGgaactgtcattttttaaaagcttttgtgAAAGCTATAAAACTTAAAGCAAAGTATCACTACAGCATTTCTTAACCACCACACCTGCAGAGATGGCTGGTTTCAAAGCCAAAGTAATTATCTACTGGCAAAAGCAAATCTCATGAtttaaaatgtaccattggtctcacctgaaaggtgattttcataggaaggggccatcactgtgggaaacagttccacctatcgtgcgaaggcaagaatgttttttgaagtcaagactagggacgtcatgcccctcccactctccagttcattcgtagcgagtctaaaagagatatctaaaaatacaagaacaaagccaacaggcccgccaggaaaataacataatagtcacatgcataacaacatgactctaacataacttcataacataacagaactaaaagtcttgacttcactcttacatttaaatataatatggaaacaataacatgtaacccattgataaaatcactagtcatcctccaactgggagggtcgtgatggccccttcctatgaaaatcacctttcaggtgagaccaatggtacattttccataggaagtgggccatcactgtgggatgtaccaaagcaacccatatagggagggaccacccacatgttaatcctcattaagaacctgttgcaacactcgtctgccaaaagaagcatcagcagaggcataacgatcaattttataatgccttataaacgagtgtggggaagaccagactgcggccctacaaatatcggcaacaggagcattagtgacaaaagcagccgaggtggcagctgacctggtagaatgagccgttatactagctggaactgacagcttcagggactcatatgctaagataatgcatgcccttaaccaacgggataaggtaggattggatactttatgccccatagaccttggatgaaaggatacaaacagagactccgttcgtcgaatctcttgggtcctagacaggtaggtcttgagagccctccggacatctaacgaatgccaagccttttcaagaggatgggtaggatccgggcaaaaggaaggcaacacaatgtcctggttgcaatgaaaaactgaatcgaccttgggacgaaaggaagggtcagtcttcagcacaacagagtccttatggaagacgcagaggtgtctagcagaagacaatgcgcccaactctgaaacgcgtctggcagatgtgattgcaatcagaaacaggaccttgaaggacagtatgcgtaggggcacagtcctgatgggttcaaacggagggcgttgcaaagcctgcaggactttcggcaaactccatgaggggaaccgatggacaacagccggagagcgtagggcgactcctctcaaaaaacgtttgatgaacggatgtgaggaaatatgatctccaggagaggacactgagagaatggatgacagagtagacgcatgtcgacgtagagtgttgggtcgaagtcccatcataaagccactatggagaaattggagcacctggtgcacattggcctgggatggatcgtggtggtgggactgacaccacttggagaaggccacccaggtatgttgataaattcgagtggtagatggtcttcccgaggccaaaataatatcaatcacagcgtcagacagtccagctgacctcaaatgtctccgttcaaacgccacgctgttagattgagccaagtagggtcctggtgcagtactggaccctgggataggaggtctggcgttactggaagtgtccaaggatccatcattgacattgccagaagatctgagaaccacggttggcatggccaaaatggtgctatcagaaccagctgtgccctttcggttcgcgccttcctcaaggttttggctaacaatggtatgggaggaaaggcgtacaatagaccgtctggccagggtgttgtcagagcatccactgcttctgctgttgagtccaggtatcgggcaaagtaccttggaagctggcaattgtgactggaagcaaacaggtcgactgagagggcgccgaaccgacactggagacgatggaaaatggctggatgaagtttccattctcccgggaagacctgtttgctgagccagtctgctgtcacattccaaatccctctgaggtgctctgctttcagggattgtagatgttgttctgcccagacaaagatgagggaggctaagtcctgcagaggacgagacctggtgcccccctgtctgttcaaatgtgattttacacacgtgttgtctgttcgaatgagcacatgatgcaaaggggacagagactgaaaatgacatagaggcaagtggacagcctttagttccagccagttgatgcttcgagattgctctgcgttgggccaaaccccctgaacgtactgggagttgcagtgggctccccaacctatgaggctggcgtctgtggtcacgacggttctgcggggttctctgaacgacgtgcccttggagaggtgttgaaccttggtccaccagcggaaggagaggcgcagagcggggttcaaacgaactttgcgatggttggagctggcaatgtctttttgaaaaggcaacagagtccactgaaggggccgagtgtgagcccgagcccagggcacaatgtggattgtggagataaacatcccgagcgctctggcgagaagcatgacgtctgcggatgtttgttgcatcagggaccttgcgatgcttgtgatggcagtgatgcgatctggagccaggaagaccattgcctgcagggtgtccaacattgccccaagatgtagtaggcgttgggttggttggagatggcttttgtcgaagttgacaagccagccgtaggtctgcaaaacattgagggtgatcattaaatgatgatgagccagctgttcagacttggcccgtatgagcagatcatccaaatatgggtagatatgaaccccttgggtctgaaggtaagccactaggatgagtagcaccttggaaaatactcttggagcagaggagaggccaaatggcatcgctctatattgaaaatgttggtggccaaaggcaaaccgaagaaactttctgtgggctatgcaaatgggtacatggagatacgcttccttaaggtcgatagaagccaggaagtctccttcatgcagactctcggtaatggaatggagagattccattttgaacctgcggtatgttacaaaacggttgacaaacttgagatccaataccgccctccaagataaatctcgttttggcacagcaaataggagggagtacaccccttccgatctctcagttgtgggaactggctctattgccgctatgtgcaagaggtgatgtatagctgtctgcatgatgttgtgcctggctggtgcccttgggcaaggagacgggtggaatctgtctgatggggttgcccagaactctatggtatagccataagtgaagaggtccctgatccaggagaccgtagtaaggcgcagccatcgatctccaaaattaagtaatctgccacctatggggatggcgttaacactacttgtgtaggcgaggacctcccctatatgaggatgatgagttgcccctgcgcccttggtactgacctctgccctggaagcgtcggttccaggagcccctgaatgcgttggaatcatagggtctgaaatcgcggcctcgtcctcctggccgcgttcctcgaaagggctggttagaacgaaaggagggaaatcgcctgaagggcctgtggtcgatgttcttgactgtggctagaaccggtttgtgggcgtcttttggatcaaccagaactgcctttagagcttcctcgccgaagagtagagatccggagtaaggagccttggacaggttcaatctggccgctgaatcagcttgccagtggcgaagccagagggtgcgacgagcgactatttgagtcgtcatggctcgtgcccctaattgggtgacatccaaagtggcatcggccacaaaggctgctgtcttacgtaatttcaatagtgctcttttgaaggcgacaggatcagggttgtcatcctctagaaggtcatccagccacatcatagatgctctggagaagatggaggctgaggcggaggcacgcatggctagggcagtggcctcgtggttcttgcggagagcgaagtctattcgacgctcagtagtatcttttaggtgggattccccttccctgggcaagatagatcgtgaaacgaggcgagcgatcggttcatctatgccagggacatctaacttggtggcgaagtctggggctagggcgtaaagtctgtcagccatgttcttgaagcgtcgagctttgagtgggtgggcccattcttcggaagttaatttggcaattgggtccggcaccgggatgtagtgttcagtaggtgcaggggatttgaggaccttggcccctttgagagctggagcggacgaagttgaaggcgcagtctggagaccaagggtctgaagtaccctacgtgcgagcggttggtaatctgaggtattgaacaagcgatacgatgtatcctcctcatgatctgaatagtcgctccagtcgtctccttcaacctGGTCAGTGcaagttaactcctccgcatatgaggcttcgtccgtacatctgcctctggctacatcaaagggatctggtgagccggaaggatgagcagcatggaacgcacgttggtccatgctgagtgggggtatggcaggaacctgtggtagtgactgcattcgtgtgaaataagccagcatggcttggagttgggagaggaaatcaggagacagctgcagaccagatgtgtgagatgtatgtgcctggtgggctattggaacagatgtctgaggcggtaagccagaggtaggttcgataggcgaaccgtgagggggaaagccaacaaactcttcctcgtcagaggccgtagcaggagaatggaaaatatcacttatgtgtgtctgtgctgtggtggttgttggcacagagacataacgagggcgctttggtttactatggctggaaagatgttttgtcttagccagtgctttggcatgtctggtcttagacgtgttagtatgttgtggcttggctgattgtggcatgtctggctgatctggcaccatgtgtgttgatggtgacatgcctggctgttctgccatcttatatgaacctgggtgcagtacactgccacggagggggcaggatgtaaagacccgaactggtgcagcgtactaccacggagggggtaggatacactggcagatggcgaatgcactgccacagagggggcaggatgcacagaggtatcagcgttaatataatataggctgtttagagtaggcacactcagattagtgctgtaggctgggtttttggcttgttcacggccccatagggggcaggatatgtaatgtaaatcagatttaatacaagtcagccactgatattaaagctccagccttgataatgtaatccagccactaggattaaagctccagccttgataatataatccagccactaggattaaaaactccagccttgataatgtaatccagccactagaattaaagctccagccttgataatacaatccagcccactaggattggagctccagccttgataatataattcagccactatgattacagccacagtaaagtgTGTAAATCAGTCGTGTGTAAAttagtcagcagcacatatacaaaaACGTACGGATAGATAGTCTGTAGGGGATGGTATCCGATAATAAGGGGAACAAAAAGGGCAGGAAATTcaaattctgaaagaaaaaaatggcgcccggaaaaaaggagcgggaaaaaatggcagagagggaagaagcaatggcggccgtcggaggcgaactggaggaagggctgcccagcacgatctcgccaaaaaccgcagtagcggctccaaaaaatccccggagaaaacaggtaggggaaaaaACGGCAGccaccgcagagagagccgccgtcgcggtctgtaaagccctcagtgggatttaagccccgttgcgagggcgatctgaggcagagggttaacggcgggagccgcagctgcaagctcccgctgagatcggataagcCACAGCCGCGGCAACCGATCAGGGGGGGGAGAGGTTAACAGCGATCAGCAGCG
This DNA window, taken from Rhineura floridana isolate rRhiFlo1 chromosome 2, rRhiFlo1.hap2, whole genome shotgun sequence, encodes the following:
- the LOC133377116 gene encoding uncharacterized protein LOC133377116, whose translation is MAEQPGMSPSTHMVPDQPDMPQSAKPQHTNTSKTRHAKALAKTKHLSSHSKPKRPRYVSVPTTTTAQTHISDIFHSPATASDEEEFVGFPPHGSPIEPTSGLPPQTSVPIAHQAHTSHTSGLQLSPDFLSQLQAMLAYFTRMQSLPQVPAIPPLSMDQRAFHAAHPSGSPDPFDVARGRCTDEASYAEELTCTDQVEGDDWSDYSDHEEDTSYRLFNTSDYQPLARRVLQTLGLQTAPSTSSAPALKGAKVLKSPAPTEHYIPVPDPIAKLTSEEWAHPLKARRFKNMADRLYALAPDFATKLDVPGIDEPIARLVSRSILPREGESHLKDTTERRIDFALRKNHEATALAMRASASASIFSRASMMWLDDLLEDDNPDPVAFKRALLKLRKTAAFVADATLDVTQLGARAMTTQIVARRTLWLRHWQADSAARLNLSKAPYSGSLLFGEEALKAVLVDPKDAHKPVLATVKNIDHRPFRRFPSFRSNQPFRGTRPGGRGRDFRPYDSNAFRGSWNRRFQGRDLRLACQLRQKPSPTNPTPTTSWGNVGHPAGNGLPGSRSHHCHHKHRKVPDATNIRRRHASRQSARDVYLHNPHCALGSGSHSAPSVDSVAFSKRHCQLQPSQSSFEPRSAPLLPLVDQGSTPLQGHVVQRTPQNRRDHRRQPHRLGSPLQLPVRSGGLAQRRAISKHQLAGTKGCPLASMSFSVSVPFASCAHSNRQHVCKITFEQTGGHQVSSSAGLSLPHLCLGRTTSTIPESRAPQRDLECDSRLAQQTGLPGRMETSSSHFPSSPVSVRRPLSRPVCFQSQLPASKVLCPIPGLNSRSSGCSDNTLARRSIVRLSSHTIVSQNLEEGANRKGTAGSDSTILAMPTVVLRSSGNVNDGSLDTSSNARPPIPGSSTAPGPYLAQSNSVAFERRHLRSAGLSDAVIDIILASGRPSTTRIYQHTWVAFSKWCQSHHHDPSQANVHQVLQFLHSGFMMGLRPNTLRRHASTLSSILSVSSPGDHISSHPFIKRFLRGVALRSPAVVHRFPSWSLPKVLQALQRPPFEPIRTVPLRILSFKVLFLIAITSARRVSELGALSSARHLCVFHKDSVVLKTDPSFRPKVDSVFHCNQDIVLPSFCPDPTHPLEKAWHSLDVRRALKTYLSRTQEIRRTESLFVSFHPRSMGHKVSNPTLSRWLRACIILAYESLKLSVPASITAHSTRSAATSAAFVTNAPVADICRAAVWSSPHSFIRHYKIDRYASADASFGRRVLQQVLNED